The genomic window GCTGCGATGGCCGATGCGGAGTGGGTTCACATCTTCTTTGCAAGCCTTGCGACAGTGATTTCAGCCAGCGTGCCGTTTCGTGATGTCGGTGCGCGCGGGCTGTCCTTCGTCGCACCAGCGGGGCTTGGTATTGCCTTTCTGGTCGCCGGTGTCTTCGCCCCTGAATTTGGCGCGGATGAGACGCTTCTCACCGTTGTCGGCGGCGTGTTGCTGGCTGCGGCGCATATCCCGCGTATGGTCCCCTTCCGTTGACCGCTAAGCGTCCAAGGCTCCTTGTCCTTGGCACTGGCGGCACGATAGCAGGAAGCGCGTCCAGCGCGACCGACGGGTCTTACGCCGCAGGTGAGCTTGCCCTCGAAGATATGCTTAAAGGTTTAGCCGGGCTTGGGCTTGAGGCTGAGCTTATTGCTAAACCAATCGCGCAAATCGGGTCACAGGATATGGGCTGGCCGGTATGGGACGCGCTTCATCGCGAGATCGTCGCGGCGCAGAACGATGCCACAATCGAAGGCATTCTCATCACTCATGGCACCGATACGGCGGAAGAAACCGCCTATTTGTTCGACCTCACATTGGCGGCGGGCAAGCCTTTGGTTCTGGTCGGAGCGATGCGTCCTGCGGGCGCGGTTGGCGCAGATGGGATGCGCAACTTTGCTAACGCTGTTCGCGTCGCGAGCGATACGGACGCGAGCGGGCGGGGGCCTTTACTCGTCATGGGCGACACGGTGTTTGCCGCCAAGGATGTGCGCAAGGCGGCGACATCCAACATCGACGCCTTCAAAGGGTATCCAAGGGGACCAATCGCGCGGGTAACGCCATCCAGCCTCGACTGGTTTGGCGGTGCGACACGGGTGGGAGAGCCAGCACGCTACGCCTGGCCAAAGGCGCTTCCGCGCGTTGCTATCCTCACCGCTGGCGCGGGCATGGATGCAAAGCCTGTCGAGGCGCTTCTCGGCATTGGCTGCTCTGGAATTGTGCTTGCTGGCATGGGGCAGGGTAATGCCCCCGGCTGCGTGCTCGATGCGTTAGGTGCAGCGGTCAAAGACGGTGCCCCGGTGGTCCGTTCATCGCGGGTGGATGAGGGGTTGGTCGACCGCAATGTCGAGGTGGACGATGACGCTTACGGCTTCATTGCCGCTCGCGCTCAAGGCCCTGCTAAGGCGCGTATCTTGCTGATGGTGCTTATCGCCAATGGGATCACGGACGCGGCCTCCATTCAG from Erythrobacter sp. SCSIO 43205 includes these protein-coding regions:
- a CDS encoding MerC domain-containing protein, which produces MNSTTKSDHAATALSGLCIFHCLALPVIASAAPFLAAMADAEWVHIFFASLATVISASVPFRDVGARGLSFVAPAGLGIAFLVAGVFAPEFGADETLLTVVGGVLLAAAHIPRMVPFR
- a CDS encoding asparaginase; protein product: MTAKRPRLLVLGTGGTIAGSASSATDGSYAAGELALEDMLKGLAGLGLEAELIAKPIAQIGSQDMGWPVWDALHREIVAAQNDATIEGILITHGTDTAEETAYLFDLTLAAGKPLVLVGAMRPAGAVGADGMRNFANAVRVASDTDASGRGPLLVMGDTVFAAKDVRKAATSNIDAFKGYPRGPIARVTPSSLDWFGGATRVGEPARYAWPKALPRVAILTAGAGMDAKPVEALLGIGCSGIVLAGMGQGNAPGCVLDALGAAVKDGAPVVRSSRVDEGLVDRNVEVDDDAYGFIAARAQGPAKARILLMVLIANGITDAASIQAAFDRG